Genomic segment of Saccharomycodes ludwigii strain NBRC 1722 chromosome VI, whole genome shotgun sequence:
TTATCTTGCAAACATATTTAACTAAGGTGGTGCCAAAGAACCCATCTGCATCGACTTTACTATTTGGTGTGGATATTGAGCATGTGGAGACATTaaatgaattatttttaaacaatgGTATCAAATCAGCTTGTGTTACTTCTAAAACCAAACAGTTTTACAGAGATAAAATAGTAactgattttaaaaacggCAGAATAGACGTTTTAATGAATTGTGGGATCTTTACGGAAGGCACTGACATGCCCAATATCGACTGTATATTACTTTGTAGGCCAACAAGATCTAGATCTTTATTAGTACAAATGATTGGTAGGGGACTAAGGCTGCACAAGAACAAAAAGGTTTGTCATATAATCGATTTCGTTGGCACTTCGAATGAGGTAGGGTTAGTTTCCATACCGACATTGGCCGGCATTGGGAACCACATAAATACGACCTCAGAAGAAGAGGATATgaatgatttattattatcagaaTTACCTAAActaaaagagaaaataaattctgATGATAGAAGTAAAACTTTGATAACTAAACACGaagaagatttaaaaagacAATTTAGAGAacatattgaaaaaaataatggatTAGATGTAGTTTTTGCTACGTTTGATAGTTTTAAGGCGTATTATGACGTAAGCCAGAACTCTGAGCAAAAGCCAATAGATCAATTAAATAACTGGGAAAAAGAGTACGTTTTAATTAAGCATTCAAAATACCCGTGGATAAAGTTTGCAGACAAAGGTTGGGCGTTATCCTTATCACCGCAATATCATTTTagaatatataaagaaaagaaaaatgatgGTAATGGTAGTCAAGAAACAATCTATGTTCTAAAGCTGTATGTTGAATTCCCCAGACCTGTTTCCgcaaaaaaagatgatatATATTCGGAGAGTGACAATAACAAATGGAACAATAAAATGAAGgctaaaataattaaaagcAGTTCTAAGTTTGAAGATCTTGTGGGTTACACAGAGTActatttggaaaaatatcaaaGCCATAATCCACAAACACTTGTTTCCACCAGATATTCTAATTGGAGGAAAAACACACCTACTGCTAAGCAATTAAAttatctaaaaataaaggctaaaagattttataCTAAACATCAACCAGACAATATCTTGGAAGATGATATTGaggaatattttaatagatTTAATAGAGGAGAATGTTCTGATTTATTGTTTGCATTGAGCATAGCACCTGTTTATCCATTAGATAAAACCTTTAAAGTTATTCAAAACAGGAAAAAGTTATCACAACTTTCTAGAAGTAGCACCAGTGGTGGCAGTTTAATAGAGAAGGTGTTGGGTAAAACAAACAGTATAAATCTAATTTAATGGATTTACACCATCTCTAAGCAAGTACTTATTATTTATGTGATATTATTCTAGAAACCCttttgatataaatataagGAACATATAATATTTGGTGGTATAatttgaattaaaataaaataaataaaaaagaaggaaaagtttttgctgcaagatttttttattagtggTATTTCTTTCACATACACTCAATGCATTCTATACCAAACTAcgtattaaaaataatgggatgcttatttaaaattttttttttttttttttttttttcttttttttttttccagagcatgaaaaaagatataaaataaaaaagcagACAAAAATAACGTTTTTAAGCAATGGTATAAAAGGGgcaataaattattatatgtaccaaaactttttaaaactttttttttttattattcaggtaccaaaaaaaaaaaatataataaaaaaacaaaaataaaagtattttaATACTAATTTTTCTAACGTTTTACGTgatttgtaattttttctgATTTTTCATAACTGTTAAATCAATCTTTTTCCCTTCTCCCCCCCTTTTCTTGTAACTATATAaagttaaataaattataaggTCAAAAAAGTTAGTGTCTATATTTCGATAATGCATAGTAATTCAGAGGAATTTGACTCGGATTTACAAAATGATAGGGAATCTAGTAGTACTAATCATTTGACTACACAGTCtagtaaaaataactatgataataatgagaTTAGTGACGAAGAAAGTGCCAATTCATTCATTGGTGGGTCAAATGTTTCCCATTCAAAGAAGAATAGTATAGTTACCGAGGATATACCCACAAATAAGAATTTTAAAAgcaaaattaatgaaaataaaaggagAAAATCCATATATGAAGAAAGCAGCGATAGTGAGGACATTCTTAGTAAGGAAAATGTAAGTGATGTAAAACATGGTATTGGTACTTcaaaacagcaacaacaggAGGATGAGGAGGATGAAGACGAACGTGGGGAGAAAAACCATAGacataaaatttttacGTTTACTGTTCCATTTGGTGGTACCAGCACTGATAAAAATTACACAAAAAGTGAAgcaaatattattgatgtAAAgtctaaaaataatgccATGGTAAGAAAgcttaatgaaaaattgcCGACCCCAACATCGTCATCTTCATTAGGTCCAGTACACATTCCATCAAAACACGAGAtcaaattgaaattaaaaaaacaacagtCAATATCAAGTTTAGAAGAACGTATATTGTTTGCCAACCAAAAGGGCTTAGAGAATGATCGGTTTAGAGcatttaaaaagtttttaaaaccaGAAAGGGTAATATCTACGGTTCAAGAACTAGAAAATGTAAAGCTCTCGTCTGTTTTGAATAGTTTGGAGTTCGACAATCATGAGGTGAGTAAATCAAGTAATAAAGACATCAGTAGTGGCAATACGGAGAATCATAGTAATGAAGGATATGACATGCATAGAGTACGTAGATTTTTAAAGCACGAATTATCTGGGGACGTAATTATTTTGGGTGGATATCGTGGTAGCACTTTAAGAGAGGCAaaggataataatagaatatGGATTCCCTTAAAAGCtggtattaaaattaaaaaggttaatttaataattggaCCGCAAGATTCagatgaaattaaaacgcaaaaacaaattaaaccAGATGGAATGCTAACACATGTGGGTCCCATTGACATTGCTAAAAGActgataaataaattaagcAAAAATCCTAAAGTTAACATTCGAGATTTTGGGTATGATTGGCGATTATCATTGGATATAACTTCAGAAGAGTTGCACGATTTTATCTTGAAAATTCAGGAAAAAAGGAACGGTAAAGAAAGTAAAGGTAAAGGGGTTTTCATAATTGCACATTCTATGGGGGGTTTATTAGCGCACTatgttttacaaaaatacaCAAATTTAATTAGAGGTATAATATACGTGGGGTGTCCAAGTCAATGTCCAGATATACTGGGACCGCTGAGGTTTGGGGATCAAGTTTTATGGAACACCTCTATATTAAGTGCAGAGGCAAATTTCTTTATGAGAagtagtttttattttttaccgCAAGATGGAAGATGCTTTGTTAATGAAGATACGTTTGAAAGATAcgatttagatttttttgaCCCAGAGACATGGTGTAAATATGGATTATCGCCTCTGGTGGATAAAAATAGGAGAAAGTTTGATATAAGgcaaaaaaagagaaaatcAAGAATAATTCTAACAGACTTGGTAGAAAAGTTAATATTATCGGATGATGAGCgggaagaggaaaaaagaagaggtGAGAAAGTGAAAAATACTTCATCAGAcaaggaggaggaggaagGAGAAGAGGAGGGTAGTTGTTTCCACACGTCTTATGAAGATTGTgttgattatttaaaaagagTGTTGCCTAGGGTGAAcgaatttttaaattttttgaattatatTCCTAATAAGAAATATCCTCCATTGGCAATAGTGTATGGTAACACGGTACCTACAGTTCGTGGAGCaaagtttaaaaacaaaaatgatattaagTTAGGTGACTATAGTAAGTTTTATTACGGTCCAGGGGATGGAGTTGTTCATCATAAATGGTTATTACCTGAACATAGGGGATTTCCATTAGCAGCTAAAATACAATCGCCTGAAGGCCATGTTAGCTTAATGACAGATCACGATGCAATAGCAAAAGCATTTATTTCGATAGTTGATAATGAATAAAGTATGTAGTTTAAGAACATACAAAACATGTGAATAGGTATtaaatgggaaaaaaaaaaaaaaaagtgaatgaaaaatgaaaacagTAAAAGTTGGTAAGTAATGTATTCCTaagttaataaatttatcttATTACTCCAGGAtaagtttctttttttattaatttaatttttatcttattttaacaaataataataattatgattgttattttcattaaaaataagctTTTTGAAAGTACCTGAACTTGACATTGAATTTTAATCATGCTGATTTGTCTAAACAAATGGCaagattattttatatgtCATCTCTGATTTGGTTGTATTTGGGccaaaaagaagaaaaataaaaaatgaaaaaaaaaaaaaaaggaaaaaaaggaaaaaaaaaaaaaaaaaaaaaaaaaactttttctaaaatagTTTGCTGTTCaatgtatatttatattccaTATTTGTTTTCCGACGACTATCTTTTCTACAAACCCTTCCCTTGCTAAGAACTATAGTTAACAATGCTTGTCCCTAGATTAATACAAATCATATTTAATAGATTTCCATTGAAAGAATATGGACCACAGCAAGAGGTAGATATTAATCTAGTGAATAAGATTGAACAACATAGATATCGATTAATACCAAAAACAAACTTCGACAATAAGGCAATTAATGCTAATGAAGCTAAGTGTGAAATAGGCTGTTACAAAGTGTTCAAATATACTGTAGCTGGCAATAAGAATGGTGTTGAAAGTGtttttttaccaaatgATCCTATATGCCTCTATCTATTATTACAGTTTTgctataaaaataacttaaATTTAGCTACTGATGATAAAAACATTGATTTTTCaaccaataataacttCCTTCGATTTTCATTGGTTGAATTAAGTTACCATGCGTCTACCGAAAAACAATTGCCCATAATGATTGAACAATTTGAATCTAATGATAATACCAGTGTTACTTTTATTAGAGAATACAATAGCATAAAAGACATACTAAGTAATAAAGAATTAAGCACttgtaaagaaaaaaatgatatttttttgatggaATTATTAGATGTTGTATTGtatgattttttcattacACTTAATTGTGTGAATAATGATGGtttattagttaaaaattACGTttatgatgataataagagttttaataatttgaatTTGTTGAAAGATAGTTTAATGCGtagaaataattattacttGAGGAATGGTAGTAACAATACTGACATTGGATGTTTAATCGTGAATATTAAA
This window contains:
- the IRC3 gene encoding double-stranded DNA-dependent ATPase (similar to Saccharomyces cerevisiae YDR332W | IRC3 | Increased Recombination Centers) yields the protein MTFTKNIKKITNLITSRNHTTLFNQKRYNCSIPITNQELNNTTDTLSPNKTVTVLPIQPTLREYQKDCINACLDHISRGIYNIGVSVATGGGKTVIFSNLIKNYKNLLSLSNPQNNNVPPPVFLILVHRRELVYQTYNTIKKFQPDLEVQIEMGKEHTYLTQDLLKSVNNTVKRKRKKKEHPLMVRPDVIIASVQTLSRRLDHYPSHNFLSMIIIDEAHHSVANTYLNILTHFDALPSDDNSSNVKKIPVIGFSATMERQDKKALGQIMQEIVYDRGIFQMIDDGWLCDAKFSLVKTKILNDLNDNSILNKDTNDFVLHKLSGIMNTPEMNQIILQTYLTKVVPKNPSASTLLFGVDIEHVETLNELFLNNGIKSACVTSKTKQFYRDKIVTDFKNGRIDVLMNCGIFTEGTDMPNIDCILLCRPTRSRSLLVQMIGRGLRLHKNKKVCHIIDFVGTSNEVGLVSIPTLAGIGNHINTTSEEEDMNDLLLSELPKLKEKINSDDRSKTLITKHEEDLKRQFREHIEKNNGLDVVFATFDSFKAYYDVSQNSEQKPIDQLNNWEKEYVLIKHSKYPWIKFADKGWALSLSPQYHFRIYKEKKNDGNGSQETIYVLKLYVEFPRPVSAKKDDIYSESDNNKWNNKMKAKIIKSSSKFEDLVGYTEYYLEKYQSHNPQTLVSTRYSNWRKNTPTAKQLNYLKIKAKRFYTKHQPDNILEDDIEEYFNRFNRGECSDLLFALSIAPVYPLDKTFKVIQNRKKLSQLSRSSTSGGSLIEKVLGKTNSINLI
- the SAM35 gene encoding SAM complex subunit SAM35 (similar to Saccharomyces cerevisiae YHR083W | SAM35 | Sorting and Assembly Machinery); its protein translation is MLVPRLIQIIFNRFPLKEYGPQQEVDINLVNKIEQHRYRLIPKTNFDNKAINANEAKCEIGCYKVFKYTVAGNKNGVESVFLPNDPICLYLLLQFCYKNNLNLATDDKNIDFSTNNNFLRFSLVELSYHASTEKQLPIMIEQFESNDNTSVTFIREYNSIKDILSNKELSTCKEKNDIFLMELLDVVLYDFFITLNCVNNDGLLVKNYVYDDNKSFNNLNLLKDSLMRRNNYYLRNGSNNTDIGCLIVNIKEVLLQFEEYMVKRNINNDGDDLNIEMKLSSYIITLLYSLEIIISNEKQSEQFIELDKFIRFECPNLVELCNKVILSFMD
- a CDS encoding uncharacterized protein (similar to Saccharomyces cerevisiae YJR098C | putative protein of unknown function), encoding MHSNSEEFDSDLQNDRESSSTNHLTTQSSKNNYDNNEISDEESANSFIGGSNVSHSKKNSIVTEDIPTNKNFKSKINENKRRKSIYEESSDSEDILSKENVSDVKHGIGTSKQQQQEDEEDEDERGEKNHRHKIFTFTVPFGGTSTDKNYTKSEANIIDVKSKNNAMVRKLNEKLPTPTSSSSLGPVHIPSKHEIKLKLKKQQSISSLEERILFANQKGLENDRFRAFKKFLKPERVISTVQELENVKLSSVLNSLEFDNHEVSKSSNKDISSGNTENHSNEGYDMHRVRRFLKHELSGDVIILGGYRGSTLREAKDNNRIWIPLKAGIKIKKVNLIIGPQDSDEIKTQKQIKPDGMLTHVGPIDIAKRLINKLSKNPKVNIRDFGYDWRLSLDITSEELHDFILKIQEKRNGKESKGKGVFIIAHSMGGLLAHYVLQKYTNLIRGIIYVGCPSQCPDILGPLRFGDQVLWNTSILSAEANFFMRSSFYFLPQDGRCFVNEDTFERYDLDFFDPETWCKYGLSPLVDKNRRKFDIRQKKRKSRIILTDLVEKLILSDDEREEEKRRGEKVKNTSSDKEEEEGEEEGSCFHTSYEDCVDYLKRVLPRVNEFLNFLNYIPNKKYPPLAIVYGNTVPTVRGAKFKNKNDIKLGDYSKFYYGPGDGVVHHKWLLPEHRGFPLAAKIQSPEGHVSLMTDHDAIAKAFISIVDNE